The window TTCTACAGAATTTGTGTAGGTTCGGTGCTTATTGTACAGAATGAATGTTAACAAATGAAAGACCTGGTTAACAGACTGTTCAGCTTTATTTTATCAGGACAGATAAtaatttcaaagtgaaataaGGTATAAACTGTAGAAGCTTCTTAGTTCCTATGACCAATAagaacttaaatttaaaaaaaaaataattaagaattaaTATGCAAATGAGCTTAAGCCCTGCAAACTAAAGTTCTAGCAACTTTTTTTGCAGCTCAGTGGGAAAGGCAGGGACATTCATGACAATGTAAATTGTGTGTATAAAAGTGCATGGGATTGTCCATAGCTGtctcattttaataaatgtttcttttctggtgGCTATTAAGCTACAAGGGTAATGACTGATTAAAGGGAAATGTCTGTAAACACCAGGTGAGAGTATGTGTGCATGGAATTGTGTttcttaaaattatatttaattatcCACTAGGTGTCACTTTAGCTCTGTCATAATTGTTGAACCCAATTAAGCACAAAGCTGATCTTGTAAAGTAATCTGAAATTTTGATGGTTCTCTGAAGTGCTTTCCATTCTTAGTTACTGGCTGATTTCAGACTATGGTATAGTACAGCCATATTTGGAATACCAGAACCATCAACAGGACTGAGTTGGCAAAATCAAATTCTTCGTACAAGCTTGTTTTTACTAAGCTATTTGGCTTCTAAGGATCTTAAACTGTTCTAAAGAAAGGGTTTCTAGCCCTGTTAGCCTTAGCAAGCCTTGCAAGTACCAAGCTGAGGCACAACACTGTCAGAATATGCAGATAGCAGTGACAGGCACAggttctttaaaatactttaactGCTAAGTGTAATGACAGTGGAATCGGAAGACATCTCCCCTGCTGtgcatttcagcagaaaaaaagatactttcttGCAGGCTTCCTGGCTAACAGTTGGGCAAAATTACTTTGTCTAAATTCAGATTAAGCTGTTACAGAAGGAACCTTATTACAGAtcatcaatttttttcttacctgcTAAATTCAAAGCCACGttgttattttaattcaaaatatgtAAATCCATTGCAAAAAGGGACAGTACACTGATGTTCTTTCAACTCTCCTGTTCTGTGCTAGCTGCTGCCAAGGAGCAGTGTGGACTTTGCTAGCTGTATTGTACAAGTTCTGTTTCTGGATCCTGCTCTGGCTTCCAAGCAATAAAGAACTTGCATGGAATAGCTCTCTTGAAAACAGCCAAAAGAAATATTAGCCATTGCTTTCTCTTTAGGCATTTGTTTGCTAGAATTAAGATTATTTTAGGTCATTACCACTGAATTATCTTTAGCCCAGTTATAATTATATGCTGATAGATGGCTAAAGCTGTACATCTGGTACCTGTTGCCAGTAATGACTTGATTGTCAGTGATACATGAAGGACAACTTTAAGAAGTGGTCTGAGAATTGAGTTCTGATTTTTAAACTCTTTACATGAAGATAGCTTCATGCTATCACAATTCAATCTTCTAGTTAACCTTCCAATACTGATGTGGCTTTGCTTTTTGAGATCAAGCTGTTCCTGTAATTAAATTCAAATTTCCTAAAAACCCAGCAAATTGTGttagaataattttttacagattacacattcttttctttgcattcttatttatatacatttagaGGACTTGTTTATCAGAATCACTGAATGTAAATCTCTATCCATAAACTTTTTAAACTATTTGATGTAACTAATAGGTACCTATATATagaattgatttaaaataacttaTCAATGATGCTAGAGATGCATTAAAAATTGTGACTGTTAAAATCTACTTTTAGTATCTTCAAAGTCTGATTATACTTTCTGGTAATGCTCTTTCAGCATTGGTTAGATGTataaataaaacccccaaacttagTTGTGTGCTATCATTCTGAGGTTAGTAAATTGCAAAGGTGTTAGTATATGCTGGGGTATCAATGCAAGTAACTTCCTTGCTGCATTAATCATTTAACCATTTAGAATATCTTAACCATGTTTTTCTTACTAGGTATGCTGAGCAGATGGGATGATAGTCAAAGATTTTTGTCTGATCACCCATATCTTGTATGTGAAGAAACATCTAGATATCTCATGTTGTGGTGTTTTCATCTAGAAGCTGAACAGGTATGAAGAAGATGTTTAAATTGTTTGAAAGCATACAGTTTCCCACTTGCACTATAAAGAAGCTGACCAACTTGATTAGCTGTTTAACTGTTCTTCCCACCCTCTCTCTACTTTATGTGAAGAAAAACTGTATATAGTGCATCGTCACTTACATGTGTAGTTATAGCTAATTATCAGTCCCCTTGCTTCTGTAAGCATGAGTTCTCATCTGCTTAGGAACtagaacaaaaggaaattatgCTGAATTTTAGAAATATAATCACAGGCAGTATCTTTAAATCATAACTtgaactttttttcagaaaagagctCTGATGGAGCAAGTAGCACACCAGGCAGTTGTAATGCAGTTTATTATAGAAATTGCCAGAAGCTGCAATATGGATCCAAGAGGCTGTTTTCGTCTCTTTTTCCAAAAAGCCAAAGTAAGTCAATTTGGGTAATGATGGGAGAAACACTTGATGCTGTACAAGGGACCAGTGTTCTAGAGGTTTCTTCCTAACCATAAGAggctaaatattttattgactGACTTAGGCTTATGGCAGTGTTTTGTTAGCAGTTCTTTTCTAGACAGAATATTTTGGTGTAATTCcaattctgaaaatgaaagttttagGGATTTTGCTTAtcccagaggaaaagcaagataCAGCAGGGGGACAACAGGGGTGTTATACACAAGTAGTAACTAAGTAACAACAGCAAACAGACCAGTTTAAGGACTGATTTTGGCCAATTACACCTGTGTTTTCACAGTGTACATACGTATTATCACAACTTTCCATTTCATCTGCAGTTCACAGTGCGGCCCAAAGTAGTGTCCCTTTCTCGTTACTGAAATGGAGCAATCCAGAGCTACGCAGGAGAAATGCGGGAAGACTGCAACTGTGGTTTGCTGTAGAGTGTATTCAGTTATTCAAGACTGATGGACCTCAATATTGCCTAAAGGAGTTCAGTTAAAGTGCAAGTCAGCTTGTGCTTTGGTTTTGACCAGTGTTACAACAAGCACCTGTTCTTCTAAGGGTACTGGCTTCTGAGTTGGAAAGGCTACaactagatttatttttacatgtcCTTAGATAAATCAGTTAGTTTGCTTCTACATATAAATACTACAGATtgtcttaaaaagaaagctacctgaaatttcattttaaattgacTAACATTATTCTTGTTATTCCCCAAAGGGTATAACATGGATTactgcatgggtttttttcagcgCTGTGTATGCTTacaatttaaaagtaaatctGGCTGAAgtgcaaatatttcatttttctctttgcagactGGGGAAGGTTATTttgaggcttttaaaaatgaacttgaGGCATTCAAGACGAGAGTGAGAATCTGGTCACAATCACATGGCTTTCAAACTATGTTACTACGTGATCTCAGTGTCAATCCTGGTCTTGTGGGAGAGCTGATATCTTTTTCACAGGTAGGCTTAttatttctagaaaataatttaactaAAGTAGGATTAGGTCCTGCCTTGAGAAGCCATACCTCTCTGAAATATAAAGAGGATTATTCCTAGAACTGCTAGTGCTCAGGATATAATGTACAGTATTATCAATATACAAGGCATATATGGGCTTTCTTGCTGGAATTCAGAAAGCATCAGCGTAAGGTCAAAAGCACGTTAGTTCAGTGCCCTTACATTTTTGTgcttaaaataaacactgcaTCATAAAACTGATCAGATGCTAGAATTTTATTCACAGCATTTAGCACAAGCAGTGAAATGAGGTTTCAGTGTAAAATGACAGATCCTATTCATGGGATCATTCAGGTAAGTCAAGACTAAGGAAAGTCTCCTGTTCTAATAAAAGGAAACTGAGTGTACTTAAGTCTTTTGTTACAGTACTAGTGATGGCCACATTCTGGAATGAAGAAGCAACTTAaagattgtaaaaaaaaaaaaattaggtatTAGGGAAGGAGTCACAAGTAAAACTacttatttgaaataatttgattAAAGTACCTCTCAGGTAAGACCCAACAGCTTAATTTTAAGTAAATGTGCAGTCAAGTGCTAGAAACACTGAGACCAAATACAAGCTATGCCAGCAAATTTAAAGAATTCTTGACACAGTGAGATAATATTGGTTGATGAATTTTTTAGAGCTTATTTCCTTACTATTGTAAATTTGTCTCATCTTAAGATGGACAACACGGAGAGTCCAACTTAAgctaaaaatctctttttctctctctgtctctatTCTTCCATATATACAGTTACAGAGAGTTAAGCTGTCAATTTTTCATCTGTTGCAGAACACAGGGGATCTACAAGGTTCCATGAACACAGATGTCTGCAGTGCAAACTCTGTGATGCAAAGAGATGAAGAAGAATCCAAAATGATGGATACAGTGTAGTACTCTTAAGGCTAAGGCCaagtactctttttttttttcctccccccaaagaaacaaacatggCTATTTTTTCTTGACACTTATTTTTCTGGGTACTGCACTTTATTTTTCGTGtcagatttttgttgttgttgtttggtttcgGGGGGGAGAGATTTTGAAGGGTGGGTAATTCAGAAAACCTTGTAATACTGTTTGCAAATGTGCTGCTAGGTTTTTGGTTGTTCTTGAAGGGCAGGGTTCTCATATTGCCGAATGTGAAACTGGATGTGTTTTCTGCTACTAACCTTGCCTTTCATGACTTTTAGAAAttaaagtatgaaaaaaaaaaataaatctgcacaAATACAATGTTTACAAGAAGTGGTAGATTCTTGGTAGAATCTGCTATTGTCTTACTACAGCTGTGGACATGTTTTACTCTATGAATATTGGAGATCACAACTGTAATCATGCTACCTTGCTGACATTATAAGCTCTCAAATTTAGTTGTCACTAATAGCAATAAATCAATATCTGGTATCAGTATTTCACATATGAATGGGTTAGATTAAAACACTGGCTTTCTACCTCTACTAAGGGGATTTAAATGTTACACTGTGCTTTCATTAAATGTAACTTGGTTTTGTCCTAAAATGTAAGCAATGCTTGTCTACATATGAGTGCTGGGTTGTATCATTTCTGAGAGTCTGACTCTCTTCTTGTTCCTAAGGCTAActttagactttttttaaaccaagtcTCATTATGGGGAGAAGTATTTgatggaggggatggagggaacTTGAGGTACAAGGGTTAGGTTAAGACTTCAGCTTAAACAAAAAGCTTTGTCACAGTTCATATAGGGTCAGGTGTCATGTGAGGTTTGGAAGGTATTTCATATGCTATGAAACTAGAGTGGGTTTCTGATATTGGTAACTCAACTAATTAAAGtggaaaattattaaaagcttCCTGTTTGAGGAGCTGGAAATCCAAATACTGTTTCTAGACAAGGCCTTCCACAGAATGTCTGCAATCCAAAATTCTACTGTGCTTTTCTAACCTGCTGCTATTACAGCATCTctgtttataaaaatgtatactGCAGTTGGAAGACTCCAGTGAAGACAGCTCCTATCTCAAATAATGTTATCGGTACAAACTCTGTCCTTTACTGTATTGTTCTGATTGTATGCAAGGTCTGGAAAGTATCTAGTTTCAATAGTTCGATGAACACAGTCTACGTGCAGTTGCTAATTCAGGTGAAAGCTGTGCTGAGATGAGATCAAGTAATTTTCAGTTTGGCTATAGCAGAGATAGGGAAGAGTCTAAGTTTGCAGTATATACCGGAGTGAGTGTTAATACAAATGCAGTAGCAAAAGCAGGAACTCCAGATCCACTGACAGCAGTGACTTTTCGTGTGCCTTGAGTTCTCTAGCAGTTCTTCTGCAGACAGAGGATAAAGgagcaagcagcagctctgtcccAGATGCTAATGAGAGATAACCagcttcagtaattttttttaagtttgacATACTCCAGAGAGGGTAAGTAAACACTACCTCCTCAGTTAGCTAATTATTAAGGGAAACTAAGGGAAACTAGTAACTTCAGGTTGTTTTTTAACTGAATGTTTTGTACAAGGATAGTAAGAGCAGGGTAGCACAGTCACTTGCAATTGCTACCCTTAATAGTAGAGCCACATTGATCTA is drawn from Haliaeetus albicilla chromosome Z, bHalAlb1.1, whole genome shotgun sequence and contains these coding sequences:
- the CDC37L1 gene encoding hsp90 co-chaperone Cdc37-like 1, producing MALWLPRSRDGGPPSQEEDDEERRRAPDSRQRPLEAQTYDQEIELACQKEREFVKHSVEYTWNLAEAQQKLGSLALHNSESRDQESARAKTEAAELRQREEEWRRKEEALKQRERLNLWNTPPVSKEVFNKSLINQKRKEREDEDESEPLMQKHEQKIRHFGMLSRWDDSQRFLSDHPYLVCEETSRYLMLWCFHLEAEQKRALMEQVAHQAVVMQFIIEIARSCNMDPRGCFRLFFQKAKTGEGYFEAFKNELEAFKTRVRIWSQSHGFQTMLLRDLSVNPGLVGELISFSQNTGDLQGSMNTDVCSANSVMQRDEEESKMMDTV